A region of Thermovibrio ammonificans HB-1 DNA encodes the following proteins:
- a CDS encoding methylenetetrahydrofolate reductase C-terminal domain-containing protein — MVTVKLKPMFQILEELKPYSKVFVVGCQLGSGRCRNGGLREAYKVAGYLELHGIKVVGVKSPGGTCILEKIDSPQKSLLREISEKADAVLSLACGAGTQLIAENVSIPVKTGVTTLFIGVERERRYFDEYCIACGDCVISDTGGICPVARCPKSLVNGPCGGAIAGKCEVDPSVPCIWFKISQRMEELGELDRLRESVPARDHSRSVYPRRLHLEERD; from the coding sequence TTGGTTACGGTTAAGCTGAAGCCGATGTTTCAGATTCTCGAGGAGCTTAAACCTTACTCGAAAGTTTTCGTTGTGGGCTGTCAGCTGGGCTCCGGTAGGTGCAGAAACGGAGGGTTACGCGAAGCCTACAAGGTTGCGGGTTACCTTGAGCTTCACGGGATAAAAGTTGTCGGCGTTAAGAGCCCCGGAGGCACCTGTATCCTCGAGAAGATAGACTCTCCCCAGAAGAGCCTGCTCAGGGAGATATCGGAGAAGGCGGATGCCGTTTTATCCCTTGCCTGCGGTGCCGGCACCCAGCTGATAGCCGAGAACGTTTCAATTCCGGTGAAGACCGGCGTTACAACCCTTTTCATCGGGGTTGAGAGGGAGCGGCGCTACTTTGACGAGTACTGTATAGCCTGCGGCGACTGTGTTATCTCTGATACCGGCGGTATCTGCCCGGTTGCCAGGTGTCCAAAGTCCCTCGTAAACGGCCCTTGCGGCGGTGCCATAGCCGGTAAGTGTGAAGTTGACCCTTCTGTTCCTTGTATCTGGTTTAAAATTTCCCAGCGGATGGAGGAGCTCGGGGAGCTTGACAGGCTTAGAGAGAGCGTTCCTGCAAGGGACCACTCCCGTTCCGTTTACCCCCGAAGGCTTCACTTGGAGGAGAGGGATTGA